GTCGTCATCATAAAAATCTAAAACCGTGTTAGTTAACTCTTTCCAATTCACTATCTGAATATTCATCGGAGATGTCTGCCGTTAACGAAGAAGCTCCTGCTCCCGTTCTGGAAAAGTCACTGGAGAAGGTGAAGGCGGCCAAGGAGAAAAAACCTAAGGCTCCTAAAGAGAAGAAGACGAAACAGGCAAAAACTGCTTCACATCCTCCATATTTTCAGGTATTCCTGCGTTTATCTTTTGTTATTTAATCCCTAAATATAcacttgattttgttttttaattagattttttgAATTCGTATTGTTTTGTATAGATGATTAAGGAGGCTTTGGTGGCGCTGAATGAGAAGGGAGGATCGAGCCCATATGCCATAGCGAAGTACATGGAAGAGAAGCACAAGGCGGTGCTCCCGGCGAATTTTAAGAAGATTTTAGGTCTGCAATTGAAAAACCAAGCCACTAGAGGAAATCTCGTGAAGATCAAGGCCTCCTACAAGCTTTCTGAAACCACAAAGAAAGATAAGGTGGAGACAAAGGTGAAGGCTGAGAAAAAAGAATCACGTCCGAAACGTGACAGTAGCGCAACGACCTCTGCGCCGAAGAGCAAGAAGACAACCGAGGCGGTTAAAAAGGGCGGGAAGAAGGTTGGGGCGAAGAAGAGTAAGAAGGTATCAACTCCTGCGAAGCCTAAACAGCCCAGATCCATTAGGTCTCCTTCCAAGAGGACCCGGAAGGCTGCAGCGGCCTGATGCttcatatttttcttgtttCGTGAGAAACCGTTATTACATATGTATAGTAGATAAGAAAAGGTGTGTGTTGGGTATCTTGCTCCATATGCTTGAGCAAAGTTAAGTTAAGGATAATTTTAAGGATGTATTCTCTGTCCATGGTGATCAAATGGAGATTAGTTTTACTGTTTCAATTATTGTTTCCAATGGTTGTTTTGAGCGAATTTTCTTGAACGTGTAAGGTTTTGGTGTGCAGGttgattttttatgtatttttactGGGCCCTTTACGtgattattatattattggtGGATTGTGACTGGGCCGGGCATAGTGGTGCACTATGTGAGGTTTGGTCTGATATTTTGTGTGCATAGCCTAAAATGAATCATCTTTTAATAACATAACTTCCGAACTTGATTGTAGGTTTTGAAAAACATGTAACCCTATTTAACCTTATCTGTGGTTAATTAGTTTGCATATACAAAACAATGATCCCtggaaataatttttatataaataacattaatacTCTATTTGATTCAATTGATGCACTGTTCCTTCCTTAACTTTcaggaattttttttaatcaaaatcatcaaaaaatcaattatcaaatttcttttaacataatcaattatataattaacataattaattatactttATATTATAACATATAATCAGTTATATATATAgcatataatcaattatataattaaatataataaaataacataatataataaaaataaaatactatttaaaaaaataaaacattaaatattaaataaattaaggttaattaaaaaaaatgttatctaataaaaaataacatttctaataaatctttataattattaattacatattatttatttttatcaaaatttatttttaataactttttttatgattaaataatttatattttttttaattaagatatttgatgaataatattttaatttgagcAGGTTTAATATACaaataagtaatttattttttatttttaattaattttaatcttatatttttgctaattaatttaatcttatattattattaattaattttaatcttatttttattaattaattttaatcttatttttattaattaatttttatttttattaattaattttaatcttattttttattaattaattttttaatcttatatgtttattaattaattttaatcttatatttttattaattaattttaatcttatatttttattaattaattttaatcttatatttctaataattagttttaatcttatatttttattaattaattttaatcttatatttttattgattaagttttttaattaaacatattcatcacatatataaatttattataatttttttaaatttataaaacaaatgTTCTAgctatatttattttctttcatattttatattttttccgTAATCAGTTATTagacaatataaaaaataatgttttaactaTGAATTcatttagttatatattttatttaattattttgaatataaaaataaatttataattttgttttttatcaattaaaaagtaaaaattttaATCACATctatcactcacaaacttttataaattattattttttattttcattttatttactagtgtaaaatagattttttataaTGATTCTTATGATGGTTTTTGTTCTTATAAAAGAGTCGATGACTCTTAATTAAGCTATGACATAATCTTCACGGGTTGATCTCTCGTATTGGGCTTTTGGGTTTGGGCTCTCGGCTTCTTTTCTCACAGACGTTGCTCTCCAGGTTGGGCTTTCGGCTTCTCCTCTCACAGATGTTGCTCTCCAGGTTGGGCTTTCGACTTCTCCTCTCACAGAtgggtgtgtgtacctgcaagggcgctccgatgccaaagtcagaaatagTTTATGCATTCATCAGATAAAATTCACTCTTACTTACCTCATGGGTTGATCCTCTATTTATAAGGCTCTCTTATTGGGCTTATAATTTATTTGGGTCTTTCTGCACcacttattattttaaacacACTCAATAAAAATGTGTCAGAGAAAATCTCGTTTTGCGTGTTTTTTCTTGATCGAAACAAATGACTTGATGTGAACAATTTACCCAACCGTTAGATGCAAAGTATTTTAATGGTTTAAAATGTTGTGACGTTTCAAACTTAGGGTTTTATTCCATTATAAATATCTCACTTTATTTGTTGCTTTTGGTGTTATCTTATCTTGTTATTTTCGGAAAGGTTTGAAAGGTATAATGTCTATCTCGAGCTCTGTTTCCGTTTTTAATGAATTTACGGGTTTTTCGAGCGCGGGTGGTGAATCTACTGGACGAGTGATACAGACCGATCGAAATCCTGATTCCATCTCCTCATTTGCTACTCTTTCATGTATGAAGGATTCAAATGAAGCCACTACCGCTGTCGTAGTCAACAGGGCCAAAAGGATTGCACCAAAAACAAACCCTCATCCTGGTTATAACTGGGTTAATCCTAAAGTCCAAGAATTTTTCTCTCGGTACCGTTCCTCTAAAGATCTTCGTGATTTTCTTTCTAATACCCACATATATTCTTCTAATATTGTTGAGGATATAATTTCATTTCGGCGTGCTGGAAATGTTGATAATGTTTGTCATGGTCGTGAGAATGAtaacaacaaatttttttattttatgcatgTTTTTTTACTGATCTTCACATTCGATTTCCATTGAATGATTTTCAAAAGGGTGTACTAAATTTTCTTAACATTGCTCCTACCCAACTTCATCCTAATGGTTGGGCTTCTATGCAAGCTTTTAACTTCTTGTGTAAATTATTATCACTTTCTCCCAGTCCAAAAtcttttttgtattattatagTTCTAGGCCTGGTAAACAACCAAACTGGTTGTCTTTAATTAGTAAACCTCGAATTTGTTTTCTCAAGCCCTTTACTCTTTAAAGGGgttttttcaagattttgataGAGGAAGATGGAAGGAAGTATTTCTTTAATGGTGATACCCCAAAATTTCACTTTTGTTGGACTAACCAACCTTTGAAGTTCAACTCTTGGTCATACCACTCAATGGACGCCGAGGATCGTCGTGTGATCGAAGTTCTCGGTCACTTCTCTTACCAGATTCCTACTCGCGCTCTGTTACGGTTATACACTTCCAAAACGCCTTGAAAAGATTTCATTGGTATGTATTTATTCAAACTTTTGTTACGTAGCAAAAGATTTTTAACTTTGctaaatgttttattaattttcagaTTTAATGGCAGCCACTAATTCGAAAGCTCGTTCGTACTTCTCGAAACTCATGAGCAAAGCAGGTGATTTAACTCCTCATCCAGAACCAGTTGTTGATCATGCAACGGAGATAGAAGTTGTTGAACCTATCTCTCGGGTCGAGGCAGTTGAGCCTTTAAATGATGATCATAATGTTGGTCCTTCAAAGATAAACATGAAAAGAGATCGAAGCTGTAGGAGATCTCATTCGTCTTCTCGGCGTCATTGCCATATTCAAGGAAGTTCATCGCAACCACTTCTAGATTCAATCTTTGCTGCTACTACTAAGTTTTCAAAATTCATTCAGACTACCGTTGATGAATCTTCGTACAACATGCTCAAGGCATCCGATGCTCCATCTTTGGCTGACTCTATTATAGATCTTTCAAGTCGGACCTTGCTTATTGGAAAAATGATGAAAGAAAAGAGTGCAAATGGTATTTCTTCTGCTGAGTTTGACAAAATGAAGAATGACCTTGTTGAAGCAAATGAAAAGATTAAGTCTTTAACCCTTCAGGTGAAAGAAATAAACGTTTTGAATATTTAGCGAGAGACCGAAAAAGAGAATCTTGAAAACAAGATTGTTGAGTTGAATGCTGAAAAGCTGAAGAGTGATGAAAAAAAACGCAAATTCAAAACGAAAGTCAAAGTTTGAAGGAAAAGTTGTTGGAATTGTCTACTAGAAAAGGGAT
The sequence above is a segment of the Phaseolus vulgaris cultivar G19833 chromosome 2, P. vulgaris v2.0, whole genome shotgun sequence genome. Coding sequences within it:
- the LOC137810983 gene encoding histone H1, yielding MSAVNEEAPAPVLEKSLEKVKAAKEKKPKAPKEKKTKQAKTASHPPYFQMIKEALVALNEKGGSSPYAIAKYMEEKHKAVLPANFKKILGLQLKNQATRGNLVKIKASYKLSETTKKDKVETKVKAEKKESRPKRDSSATTSAPKSKKTTEAVKKGGKKVGAKKSKKVSTPAKPKQPRSIRSPSKRTRKAAAA